The proteins below come from a single Thermopolyspora flexuosa genomic window:
- a CDS encoding MFS transporter, translating to MTTGAASATVATTRGRITALVLATLGFAVNFWAWALLSPLGPVYKELLDLTPFEVSVLVAVPVIVGSLGRIPLGALTDRYGGRLVFGVTSLLGVVPVVFLAFAANYPALLAGGFALGLTGATFAIGVPFVNEWFPPERRGLALGVFGMGNIGTAISGFATPWLADSFGRQVPFLAVAAALVLIGVAFLLLGRDAPGRRAATEPFLTRFLRAARLRATQELAAMYALTFGGFVAFGVYLPLYLREVYGLTTADAAARAAGFVVLATIARPVGGWLSDRRGGVPVLSAALAVVVACAIVVSFAPAMPLATVGFLSMAAALGCGNGAVFALVGREVPVHMVGSATGVVGAAGGLGGFLPPIVMGLIYQATSSYAVGLMLLATVAAAATVYSHFVMRSPQRA from the coding sequence ATGACGACCGGTGCCGCATCGGCAACCGTCGCGACGACCCGAGGACGGATCACCGCCCTGGTACTCGCGACGCTCGGCTTCGCGGTGAACTTCTGGGCCTGGGCGCTGCTCAGCCCGCTCGGCCCTGTCTACAAGGAGCTGCTCGATCTCACCCCGTTCGAGGTGTCGGTGCTCGTCGCCGTGCCGGTGATCGTCGGATCGCTCGGCCGCATCCCGCTCGGCGCGCTCACCGACCGGTACGGCGGGCGGCTCGTCTTCGGCGTGACGAGCCTGCTCGGCGTGGTCCCCGTGGTCTTCCTCGCCTTCGCGGCGAACTACCCGGCGCTGCTCGCCGGCGGCTTCGCGCTCGGCCTCACCGGGGCCACCTTCGCCATCGGCGTGCCGTTCGTCAACGAGTGGTTCCCGCCGGAGCGCCGCGGCCTCGCGCTCGGCGTCTTCGGCATGGGCAACATCGGCACCGCGATCTCCGGGTTCGCCACCCCGTGGCTCGCGGACTCCTTCGGCCGCCAGGTCCCGTTCCTGGCCGTCGCCGCCGCCCTCGTGCTCATCGGGGTGGCGTTCCTGCTGCTCGGCCGGGACGCGCCCGGGCGGCGGGCGGCGACCGAGCCGTTCCTCACCCGGTTTCTCCGCGCCGCGCGGCTGCGCGCCACCCAGGAGCTCGCCGCGATGTACGCGCTCACCTTCGGCGGGTTCGTCGCGTTCGGCGTGTACCTCCCGCTCTACCTGCGCGAGGTGTACGGCCTGACCACCGCGGACGCCGCGGCCCGCGCCGCCGGGTTCGTGGTGCTTGCCACGATCGCCCGCCCGGTGGGCGGCTGGCTGTCCGACCGCCGGGGCGGCGTGCCCGTGCTGAGCGCCGCGCTCGCCGTCGTGGTGGCCTGCGCGATCGTCGTGTCCTTCGCCCCGGCGATGCCGCTCGCCACCGTCGGCTTCCTCAGCATGGCGGCCGCGCTCGGGTGCGGCAACGGCGCGGTGTTCGCCCTCGTCGGCCGGGAGGTCCCGGTCCACATGGTGGGCAGCGCCACCGGCGTGGTCGGCGCGGCGGGCGGGCTCGGCGGCTTCCTGCCGCCGATCGTGATGGGCCTGATCTACCAGGCGACCTCGTCGTACGCGGTCGGGCTCATGCTGCTCGCCACGGTCGCGGCCGCGGCGACCGTCTACAGCCACTTCGTTATGCGGTCGCCGCAGCGGGCATGA
- a CDS encoding nitrate reductase subunit alpha: MAGMDGPVSEALLRLGRHLRPGETGPDLRTIHKSGGRDGDVFYRDRWSHDKVVRSTHGVNCTGSCSWKVYVKDGIITWETQQTDYPSVGADRPGYEPRGCPRGAAFSWYTYSPTRVRFPYARGVLVEMYREAKARLGDPVAAWAEITTDPDKRRRYQSQRGKGGLVRVSWDEAVEIIAAAHVHTIKTYGPDRVAGFSPIPAMSMVSHAVGARFISLIGGTMLSFYDWYADLPVASPQVFGDQTDVPESADWWDAAYLILWGSNVPVTRTPDAHYLAEARYRGQKVVVMSPDYSDATKFADEWLAPHPGTDGALAMAMGHVILKEFFVDRQVPRFVSYVKRYTDLPFLVRLDERGDAVTPGKFLTAADLGHEGREAAFKTVLIDGATGEPVVPNGSLGFRFAPDGEGRWNLDLGGVDPLLTLYGTGDAEHVEVALPRFDGAEPGVLRRGVPARRIAGHLVTTVYDLVLAQYGVARPGLPGEWPAGYDDPAVPYTPAWQERITSVPAARAVRIAREFADNAERSGGRSMIILGAGTNHWFHSDTIYRAFLALVTLTGCQGVNGGGWAHYVGQEKCRPITGWAQLAFGLDWSRPPRQMIGTAFWYLHTDQWRYDTFGADVVASPLGRGLFAGKATADLLAQSARLGWMPSYPTFDRNPLDLADEAAAAGEEPGAYVARKVAAGELGFACENPDAPENWPRVLTIWRANLLGSSAKGNEYFLRHLLGTDGAVRAAEAGPEHRPTSVTWADEAPRGKLDLLLSLDFRMTSTTLFSDIVLPAATWYEKHDLSSTDMHPFVHAFTPAIDPPWQTRTDFAAFHAIAKRFGELAREHLGVRTDLVAVPLLHDTPDELATPHGAVRDWRETGETPVPGRDFPKIVAVERDYGAVAEKMAALGPLLDRLGATTKGITYQVGPEIERLARANGTVRHGVAAGRPALTRDVHMCEAILTLSGTTNGRLAAQGFAALARRTGTDFAGLADEHRRITFADTQARPVPVITSPEWSGSETGGRRYSAFTINVEHRKPWHTLTGRQSFYLDHDWIQEAGEALPVYRPPLNMGAMFGEPAPGGTAPVNGSAEGVVVRYLTPHSKWSIHSEYQDNLLMLTLSRGGPTIWMSPADAAKAGIRDNDWVEAVNRNGVVVARAVVSHRMPEGTVYMYHAQERVVDVPRSETSGRRGGIHNSLTRLLVKPTHLIGGYAQLSFAFNYLGPTGNQRDEITVIRRRAQEVAY, encoded by the coding sequence ATGGCGGGCATGGACGGACCGGTGAGCGAGGCGCTGCTCCGGCTCGGCAGACATCTACGGCCCGGCGAGACCGGCCCCGACCTGCGCACCATCCACAAGTCCGGCGGGCGCGACGGCGACGTCTTCTACCGGGACCGGTGGAGCCACGACAAGGTGGTGCGCTCCACCCACGGGGTGAACTGCACCGGATCCTGCTCCTGGAAGGTGTACGTCAAGGACGGGATCATCACCTGGGAGACCCAGCAGACCGACTACCCGTCCGTCGGCGCGGACCGCCCCGGCTACGAGCCGCGCGGCTGCCCCCGCGGCGCGGCGTTCTCCTGGTACACCTACTCGCCCACCCGGGTGCGTTTCCCGTACGCCCGGGGCGTGCTGGTGGAGATGTACCGCGAGGCCAAGGCCCGGCTCGGCGACCCGGTCGCCGCCTGGGCGGAGATCACCACCGACCCGGACAAGCGCCGCCGCTACCAGTCGCAGCGCGGCAAGGGCGGGCTGGTCCGGGTGAGCTGGGACGAGGCCGTCGAGATCATCGCCGCCGCGCACGTGCACACGATCAAGACCTACGGCCCGGACCGGGTCGCCGGGTTCTCCCCGATCCCCGCGATGTCGATGGTGTCGCACGCGGTCGGGGCCCGGTTCATCTCGCTGATCGGCGGCACCATGCTGTCGTTCTACGACTGGTACGCCGATCTGCCGGTGGCCTCGCCCCAGGTGTTCGGCGACCAGACCGACGTGCCCGAGTCGGCCGACTGGTGGGACGCCGCCTACCTCATCCTGTGGGGCTCGAACGTGCCGGTCACCCGCACGCCCGACGCCCACTACCTCGCCGAGGCGCGGTACCGCGGCCAGAAGGTCGTGGTGATGTCGCCCGACTACAGCGACGCGACGAAGTTCGCCGACGAGTGGCTCGCCCCGCACCCCGGCACCGACGGCGCGCTCGCCATGGCGATGGGGCACGTCATCCTCAAGGAGTTCTTCGTCGACCGGCAGGTGCCGCGGTTCGTCTCCTATGTCAAGCGGTACACCGACCTGCCGTTCCTCGTCCGGCTCGACGAGCGTGGCGACGCGGTCACGCCCGGCAAGTTCCTCACCGCCGCCGACCTCGGCCATGAGGGCAGGGAGGCCGCGTTCAAAACCGTGCTCATCGACGGCGCCACCGGCGAGCCCGTCGTCCCGAACGGCTCGCTCGGCTTCCGGTTCGCGCCCGACGGCGAGGGCCGGTGGAACCTCGACCTCGGCGGCGTCGACCCGCTGCTCACCCTGTACGGCACCGGCGACGCCGAGCACGTCGAGGTGGCGCTGCCCCGGTTCGACGGGGCCGAGCCCGGGGTGCTGCGCCGCGGCGTGCCCGCCCGCCGGATCGCCGGCCACCTCGTCACCACCGTCTACGACCTCGTGCTCGCCCAGTACGGCGTGGCCCGGCCCGGCCTGCCCGGCGAGTGGCCGGCGGGCTACGACGACCCGGCCGTGCCGTACACCCCGGCCTGGCAGGAGCGGATCACCTCGGTGCCCGCAGCGCGGGCGGTGCGCATCGCCCGCGAGTTCGCCGACAACGCCGAGCGGTCCGGCGGCCGGTCGATGATCATTCTCGGCGCGGGCACGAACCACTGGTTCCACTCGGACACGATCTACCGGGCGTTCCTCGCGCTGGTGACGCTCACCGGCTGCCAGGGCGTGAACGGCGGCGGCTGGGCCCACTACGTGGGGCAGGAGAAGTGCCGGCCGATCACCGGGTGGGCGCAGCTCGCGTTCGGGCTCGACTGGTCCCGGCCGCCGCGGCAGATGATCGGCACCGCGTTCTGGTACCTGCACACCGACCAGTGGCGGTACGACACGTTCGGCGCCGACGTGGTCGCCTCGCCGCTCGGGCGCGGCCTGTTCGCCGGGAAGGCCACCGCCGACCTGCTCGCCCAGTCGGCGCGGCTCGGCTGGATGCCGTCGTACCCGACGTTCGACCGCAACCCGCTCGACCTCGCCGACGAGGCCGCCGCGGCCGGGGAGGAGCCCGGGGCGTACGTGGCGCGCAAGGTCGCCGCCGGGGAGCTCGGCTTCGCCTGCGAGAACCCGGACGCGCCGGAGAACTGGCCGCGGGTGCTCACGATCTGGCGGGCGAACCTGCTCGGCTCGTCGGCGAAGGGCAACGAGTACTTCCTGCGGCACCTGCTCGGCACCGACGGCGCGGTGCGCGCCGCCGAGGCCGGGCCCGAGCACCGGCCGACGTCGGTGACCTGGGCAGACGAGGCGCCGCGCGGCAAGCTCGACCTGCTGCTCTCGCTCGACTTCCGGATGACGTCGACGACGCTGTTCAGCGACATCGTGCTCCCGGCCGCCACCTGGTACGAGAAGCACGACCTGTCGTCGACCGACATGCACCCGTTCGTGCACGCGTTCACCCCGGCGATCGACCCGCCGTGGCAGACCCGCACCGACTTCGCCGCGTTCCACGCGATCGCCAAGCGGTTCGGCGAGCTCGCCCGCGAGCACCTGGGCGTGCGCACCGACCTGGTGGCGGTGCCGCTGCTGCACGACACGCCGGACGAGCTCGCCACCCCGCACGGCGCGGTGCGCGACTGGCGGGAGACCGGCGAGACGCCGGTGCCGGGCCGCGACTTCCCGAAGATCGTGGCGGTGGAACGCGACTACGGCGCGGTCGCCGAGAAGATGGCCGCGCTCGGGCCGCTGCTCGACCGGCTCGGCGCCACCACGAAGGGCATCACCTACCAGGTCGGCCCGGAGATCGAGCGGCTCGCCCGGGCCAACGGCACGGTACGGCACGGCGTCGCCGCCGGGCGGCCCGCGCTCACCCGCGACGTGCACATGTGCGAGGCGATCCTCACGCTGTCCGGCACCACGAACGGGCGGCTCGCCGCCCAGGGGTTCGCCGCGCTGGCCCGCCGTACCGGCACGGACTTCGCCGGGCTCGCCGACGAGCACCGGCGGATCACCTTCGCCGACACCCAGGCCCGGCCGGTGCCGGTGATCACCTCGCCGGAGTGGTCGGGCAGCGAGACCGGCGGCCGCCGCTACTCGGCGTTCACCATCAACGTCGAGCACCGCAAGCCGTGGCACACGCTCACCGGGCGGCAGAGCTTCTACCTCGACCACGACTGGATCCAGGAGGCCGGGGAGGCGCTGCCGGTGTACCGGCCGCCGCTCAACATGGGCGCGATGTTCGGCGAGCCCGCGCCGGGCGGCACGGCCCCGGTGAACGGCTCGGCCGAGGGGGTGGTGGTCCGCTACCTCACCCCGCACTCGAAGTGGTCGATCCACTCCGAGTACCAGGACAACCTGCTCATGCTCACCCTGTCCCGCGGCGGCCCCACGATCTGGATGAGCCCCGCCGACGCGGCCAAGGCGGGCATCCGCGACAACGACTGGGTGGAGGCGGTGAACCGCAACGGCGTGGTCGTCGCCCGCGCCGTCGTCTCGCACCGCATGCCCGAGGGGACCGTGTACATGTACCACGCCCAGGAGCGCGTGGTGGACGTGCCGCGCAGCGAGACCTCCGGCCGCCGCGGCGGCATCCACAACTCGCTCACCCGCCTGCTGGTCAAACCCACCCACCTGATCGGCGGGTACGCCCAGCTCTCGTTCGCGTTCAACTACCTCGGCCCGACCGGCAACCAGCGCGACGAGATCACCGTGATCCGCCGCCGCGCCCAGGAGGTGGCGTACTGA
- the narH gene encoding nitrate reductase subunit beta produces MKVMAQLAMVMNLDKCIGCHTCSVTCKQAWTNRAGTEYVWFNNVETRPGQGYPRTYEDQRRWKGGWELTRRGRLRLRSGGRLHRLLTIFANPLMPSIQDYYEPWTYDYDRLFTAPAQDDVPVARPRSLITGKETKITWSANWDDNLAGAPELAAGDPVLRKVSDKVRLEFERAFMFYLPRICEHCLNPSCVAACPSGAMYKRSEDGIVLVDQDRCRGWRMCVTGCPYKKVYFNHRTGKAEKCTFCYPRVEVGMPTVCSETCVGRLRYIGLVLYDVDRVGEAAATPDPKDLYEAQKGVFLDPHDPEVIAAARAEGIPEDWLEAARRSPVYRLIFDFGVALPLHPEFRTMPMVWYIPPLSPVVDALVETGHDGEDAGNLFGAIDALRIPVEYLAELFTAGDVEPVRAVLRRLAAMRSYMRRINLGEEPDESIAQAVGMTGERIQEMYRLLAIAAYEERYVIPTAHAEQGARLEESDLGGCSLDYAGGPGMGGPFGEASGRVAPVAVETFHALKDRTTSGALATGRDDLRGRVNLLNWDGKGLPEGLFPPKRASGGTGEGES; encoded by the coding sequence ATGAAGGTCATGGCCCAGCTCGCCATGGTGATGAACCTCGACAAGTGCATCGGCTGCCACACCTGCTCGGTCACCTGCAAGCAGGCGTGGACCAACCGGGCGGGCACCGAGTACGTCTGGTTCAACAACGTCGAGACCCGGCCCGGCCAGGGGTACCCGCGCACCTACGAGGACCAGAGGCGGTGGAAGGGCGGCTGGGAGCTCACCCGGCGCGGGCGGCTGCGGCTGCGCTCCGGCGGGCGGCTGCACCGGCTGCTGACCATCTTCGCCAACCCGCTCATGCCGTCCATCCAGGACTACTACGAGCCCTGGACGTACGACTACGACCGGCTGTTCACCGCGCCCGCCCAGGACGACGTCCCGGTCGCCCGGCCGCGCTCGCTCATCACCGGCAAGGAAACGAAGATCACCTGGAGCGCGAACTGGGACGACAACCTCGCCGGCGCGCCCGAGCTCGCGGCCGGCGACCCGGTGCTGCGCAAGGTGTCGGACAAGGTGCGGCTCGAGTTCGAGCGCGCCTTCATGTTCTACCTGCCGCGCATCTGCGAGCACTGCCTCAACCCGTCCTGCGTCGCCGCCTGCCCGTCCGGGGCGATGTACAAGCGCTCCGAGGACGGCATCGTGCTCGTCGACCAGGACCGCTGCCGCGGCTGGCGGATGTGCGTCACCGGCTGCCCGTACAAGAAGGTCTACTTCAACCACCGCACCGGCAAGGCGGAGAAGTGCACCTTCTGCTACCCGCGGGTCGAGGTGGGCATGCCCACGGTCTGCTCGGAGACCTGCGTGGGCCGGCTGCGCTACATCGGGCTCGTCCTGTACGACGTGGACCGGGTCGGCGAGGCCGCGGCCACCCCGGACCCGAAGGACCTGTACGAGGCGCAGAAGGGCGTGTTCCTCGACCCGCACGACCCCGAGGTGATCGCGGCCGCCCGGGCCGAGGGCATCCCCGAGGACTGGCTGGAGGCCGCCCGCCGCTCGCCGGTCTACCGGCTCATCTTCGACTTCGGCGTGGCGCTGCCGCTCCACCCGGAGTTCCGCACCATGCCGATGGTCTGGTACATCCCGCCGCTGTCCCCGGTGGTCGACGCGCTCGTGGAGACCGGGCACGACGGCGAGGACGCCGGCAACCTGTTCGGCGCGATCGACGCGCTGCGCATCCCGGTCGAGTACCTCGCCGAGCTGTTCACCGCGGGCGACGTCGAGCCGGTGCGCGCCGTGCTGCGCCGCCTCGCCGCGATGCGCTCGTACATGCGCCGCATCAACCTCGGCGAGGAGCCGGACGAGTCGATCGCGCAGGCGGTAGGCATGACCGGGGAGCGCATCCAGGAGATGTACCGGCTGCTCGCGATCGCCGCCTACGAGGAGCGGTACGTGATCCCCACGGCGCACGCCGAGCAGGGCGCGCGGTTGGAGGAGTCCGACCTCGGCGGGTGCAGCCTCGACTACGCGGGCGGCCCCGGGATGGGCGGGCCGTTCGGCGAGGCGTCCGGCCGCGTTGCGCCGGTCGCGGTGGAGACCTTCCACGCGCTCAAGGACCGCACCACCTCCGGCGCCCTCGCCACCGGCCGGGACGACCTGCGGGGCCGCGTCAACCTGCTCAACTGGGACGGCAAGGGCCTCCCCGAGGGCCTGTTCCCACCGAAACGCGCCTCCGGCGGCACGGGGGAGGGGGAGTCATGA
- the narJ gene encoding nitrate reductase molybdenum cofactor assembly chaperone encodes MSRADGDGRVAVTHQVASVLLGYPDERLYQARPVLREAVAGLGDGEAAERLAAFLDHLDATPQAELAAHYVDVFDFKRRCCPYLTYYTCGDTRRRGMALLRFKHAFRAAGFEIADGELPDHLAVVCELSGRGAVREACRLLREHRPGIELLLRALEAEGSPYAHVVAAVLATLPPLGVRDREALYRLAAQGPPAEEVGLEPYGVTPPPVAHLEEHR; translated from the coding sequence ATGAGCCGGGCCGACGGCGACGGGCGCGTCGCGGTCACCCACCAGGTGGCCTCGGTGCTGCTCGGCTACCCGGACGAGCGGTTGTACCAGGCCCGCCCGGTGCTCCGCGAGGCGGTCGCCGGGCTCGGCGACGGCGAGGCGGCCGAGCGGCTGGCGGCGTTCCTCGACCACCTCGACGCCACCCCGCAGGCCGAGCTCGCCGCCCACTACGTGGACGTCTTCGACTTCAAGCGGCGCTGCTGCCCGTACCTCACCTACTACACCTGCGGCGACACCCGCAGGCGCGGCATGGCGCTGCTCCGCTTCAAGCACGCCTTCCGCGCCGCCGGATTCGAGATCGCCGACGGCGAGCTGCCCGACCACCTCGCCGTGGTGTGCGAGCTGTCCGGCCGCGGCGCCGTACGCGAGGCCTGCCGCCTGCTGCGCGAGCACCGCCCCGGCATCGAGCTGCTGCTGCGCGCCCTGGAGGCGGAGGGCTCGCCGTACGCGCACGTCGTCGCCGCCGTCCTCGCCACCCTGCCGCCGCTCGGCGTCCGCGACCGCGAGGCCCTGTACCGGCTCGCCGCGCAGGGCCCGCCCGCCGAGGAGGTCGGCCTCGAACCGTACGGCGTCACGCCGCCGCCCGTCGCACACCTGGAGGAGCACCGTTGA